The Candidatus Limnocylindrales bacterium genome has a segment encoding these proteins:
- the urtC gene encoding urea ABC transporter permease subunit UrtC produces MGKVSASLFRTWLPFMIVALFLVVILPLLNVLPDEGAWYRVSNFSLNLFGKFLAYAILALGLDLIWGYTGILSLGHGVFFGLGAYCMGMHLALSIGTEGVYRSNLPDFMVWNRVTELPLFWKPFYSFGFTLLAVFLVPMLFATIFGFFAFRSRIRGVYFSIITQALALSAWLTFNRNSLNLGGTNGLTDFKTLLGFPLQNPGTKRGLYIITAICLLGAYLLCRWIVRSRLGRMLIAIRDGENRVRFLGYSPAEFKLFVFVLSAGLAGLAGALYVPQVGIITPGAIGVLPSIEMVVWVAVGGRGTLVGAALGAVVVNWMRSFLTTHYPDFWLYFLGGLFIAVVLLFPDGIIGSLRQLHRNYLRERSFFKRKQAALAVNP; encoded by the coding sequence ATGGGTAAAGTATCTGCTTCATTATTCAGAACATGGCTGCCTTTTATGATCGTAGCCCTATTTTTAGTGGTCATCCTGCCTCTTCTCAATGTACTTCCCGACGAAGGGGCCTGGTATCGGGTATCGAATTTTTCTTTAAATCTGTTTGGCAAGTTCCTCGCCTATGCTATTCTCGCCCTGGGGCTCGACCTGATCTGGGGTTATACCGGGATTCTGAGTCTGGGTCATGGGGTCTTCTTTGGCCTGGGGGCTTATTGCATGGGCATGCATCTGGCTTTATCCATAGGTACCGAAGGGGTATATCGGAGTAACTTACCCGATTTTATGGTTTGGAACCGGGTCACCGAACTACCTCTCTTCTGGAAGCCTTTTTATAGTTTTGGATTTACTCTACTGGCTGTATTCCTGGTGCCCATGTTGTTTGCTACCATATTCGGTTTCTTTGCATTTCGCAGCCGCATCCGGGGGGTCTATTTTTCCATTATTACCCAGGCCCTTGCGCTGTCTGCCTGGCTAACCTTTAACCGTAATTCCCTGAACCTGGGAGGAACCAACGGATTAACAGATTTTAAAACCCTGCTCGGTTTTCCTTTGCAGAATCCGGGTACCAAACGGGGGTTATATATAATAACGGCCATCTGCTTGTTGGGAGCTTATCTGCTCTGTCGTTGGATAGTACGTTCGCGCCTGGGTCGCATGTTGATAGCCATCCGGGATGGTGAGAATCGAGTCCGTTTTTTAGGCTACTCTCCGGCTGAATTTAAGTTGTTTGTATTTGTTCTATCGGCAGGTTTGGCAGGTCTGGCTGGAGCCCTGTATGTTCCACAGGTAGGGATTATTACACCGGGTGCTATTGGGGTGCTTCCTTCCATTGAAATGGTAGTCTGGGTGGCAGTCGGCGGGCGTGGTACTCTCGTGGGAGCTGCTTTAGGCGCTGTCGTGGTTAACTGGATGCGGAGTTTCCTGACCACCCATTATCCCGATTTCTGGCTATATTTCCTGGGAGGCTTATTCATTGCCGTCGTTCTGTTGTTTCCAGATGGGATTATAGGATCGTTACGACAACTCCATCGCAATTATTTACGAGAACGCTCATTCTTTAAAAGAAAACAGGCTGCACTGGCCGTTAATCCTTAA
- the urtE gene encoding urea ABC transporter ATP-binding subunit UrtE yields the protein MLSVENLNVYYGQSHILRQVSLQVPAGQIVCLMGRNGAGKTTLLKGIMGLLPVRSGRVIFQGKDITRRSTHERVRMGIGYVPQGREIFPQLSVGENLRLGLEARKDKQQTLPEEVFRLFPVLKTMLQRQGGVLSGGQQQQLAIARALVGEPQLLLLDEPTEGIQPSIILEIEEVIAHLKAEGKITILLVEQYIEFAERLADTYYIMDKGTIVAQGTRQEIGEEIVRRHLTV from the coding sequence ATGTTGAGTGTTGAGAATCTGAATGTTTATTACGGTCAGAGTCATATTTTGAGGCAGGTAAGCCTGCAGGTACCGGCCGGGCAGATAGTCTGTCTGATGGGACGTAATGGGGCCGGCAAGACTACCTTGCTTAAAGGAATCATGGGTCTCCTCCCGGTCCGTAGCGGTCGGGTCATCTTTCAAGGGAAAGACATTACCCGACGTAGTACCCATGAACGGGTCCGCATGGGGATTGGCTATGTACCCCAGGGACGAGAAATCTTTCCCCAACTCAGTGTAGGTGAAAATTTACGACTGGGATTAGAAGCCCGAAAAGATAAGCAACAGACCCTCCCGGAGGAGGTATTTCGCTTGTTCCCGGTTCTCAAGACCATGCTTCAGCGTCAGGGTGGGGTATTGAGCGGAGGTCAACAACAACAACTGGCCATTGCCCGGGCCCTGGTAGGAGAACCCCAACTCTTATTACTGGATGAGCCCACAGAAGGTATTCAACCGTCCATTATTCTCGAAATCGAGGAAGTTATTGCCCACCTTAAAGCCGAAGGCAAAATTACAATTTTGTTGGTCGAGCAGTACATCGAGTTCGCTGAACGTCTGGCCGATACTTATTATATCATGGACAAAGGTACTATTGTTGCCCAGGGAACAAGGCAGGAAATTGGAGAAGAGATTGTCCGCAGGCACTTAACGGTATAA
- the urtD gene encoding urea ABC transporter ATP-binding protein UrtD, with product MQGSIIYLEDVTVSFDGFKALQRLNFYMDYPELRVVIGPNGAGKTTLLDVISGRVRPAEGRVIFGMNTDITRLREHEIVRLGVGRKFQTPSVFNHLTVFENLELSLYQPKRGVFATLLSPLSSRQLQSIETVLDITGLASKAHVPAGVLAHGEKQWLEIGMVLLQEPKLLLIDEPVAGMTDQETAHTAKLLERIAEDHSVLVIEHDMAFVRQIARKITVLHEGQVLCEGPVEVVQNDPRVVEIYLGRKRNDNSTGR from the coding sequence ATGCAAGGATCCATTATCTATCTAGAAGACGTAACGGTAAGCTTTGACGGTTTCAAGGCTCTGCAGAGGTTAAACTTTTATATGGATTATCCCGAGCTGCGAGTGGTTATCGGTCCCAATGGAGCAGGTAAAACCACCTTGCTGGATGTGATTTCAGGGCGGGTCAGACCTGCAGAGGGTCGGGTGATTTTCGGAATGAATACCGATATCACCCGACTCCGTGAACATGAAATCGTTCGGCTGGGCGTAGGTCGTAAATTTCAAACTCCTTCGGTATTCAATCACCTGACCGTTTTTGAAAATCTAGAGCTTTCCCTTTACCAACCCAAGCGAGGTGTGTTTGCAACCCTGCTGTCCCCTCTTTCATCCAGGCAATTACAAAGTATCGAGACGGTATTGGATATCACCGGATTGGCATCCAAAGCCCATGTGCCGGCAGGAGTCCTGGCCCATGGTGAAAAACAGTGGTTAGAGATCGGCATGGTTTTGTTACAGGAACCTAAACTTTTGCTCATTGATGAACCGGTTGCCGGTATGACCGATCAAGAAACGGCCCACACGGCCAAGCTATTGGAAAGAATTGCAGAGGATCATTCTGTGTTGGTTATTGAACATGATATGGCCTTTGTACGTCAGATTGCACGGAAAATTACGGTTCTTCACGAGGGGCAGGTTTTGTGTGAGGGCCCGGTAGAAGTGGTCCAAAACGATCCACGGGTTGTGGAGATCTATCTGGGAAGGAAACGTAACGACAATTCAACGGGGAGGTAA